The Saprospiraceae bacterium genome includes a window with the following:
- the lon gene encoding endopeptidase La has translation MFDKNIYALDDMKEEGDVIPVFSIGDDELKFDDDYKDIMPVLALKNTVLFPGVVIPITVGRDKSIKALQKADKGDKFLGVITQTSIDSEDPTPDGLHRVGTIARIMKILKMPDGSTTAILQGRKRFVAKAFIHNEKMLEAEVEVLEDHIPARNLEFNAMISSIRDYAKKIIELSPNIPTEATMMLNNIKNNGFLLNFISSNINLAVDKKQEILAMDDYVEKAGLIMAAMNNELQLLQIKDKIESRVRGDLEKQQKEYFLNQQLKTIQEELGGNPQEEELNKLQLKADKKKWPAEAKEAFNREIVKARRINPQIAEYSVILNYLELMLDLPWDDVTKDVFNLKKVKSVLDKDHFGLEDVKNRIIEHLAVLKLKGDMKAPIICLVGPPGVGKTSLGKSVATALGRQFIRMSLGGLHDESEIRGHRKTYIGAMPGRIIQSIKKAKSSNPVFILDEIDKLGKDFRGDPSSALLEVLDPEQNSTFHDNYLDLDYDLSRVLFIATANSLSTVQPALLDRMEIIEISGYSLEEKVEISKRHLVPKQLKEHGLKDNAAVLSPQILQHIIQKYTRESGVRSLDRTIAGVMRSVAKKVAMNEKYNIKLSEKEVGEALGPVKFDNEQYTKIDLPGVAVGLAWTRTGGDILFIEASTSKGKGKLVLTGNLGDVMKESASTALSYIKAHCTSLGIEAEIFENTDIHIHVPEGAIPKDGPSAGITMLTALTSALKAKPVKSHLAMTGEITLRGKVLPVGGIKEKVLAARRAGITTIMLCEENRRHVKQIPADYVKGVEFIYVTKMDQVIENALGFLVF, from the coding sequence ATGTTTGATAAAAATATATATGCGCTCGACGATATGAAGGAAGAAGGTGATGTCATACCTGTCTTTAGTATAGGTGATGACGAGCTTAAATTTGATGATGACTACAAAGATATTATGCCGGTCCTGGCATTAAAAAACACAGTACTCTTTCCGGGCGTCGTCATCCCGATAACAGTAGGAAGAGATAAGTCTATCAAAGCATTGCAAAAAGCCGATAAGGGAGATAAATTTTTAGGAGTCATCACACAAACAAGTATAGACAGTGAAGACCCCACGCCTGATGGACTGCATAGAGTAGGAACTATAGCCAGGATCATGAAAATTCTGAAAATGCCGGATGGAAGCACTACCGCTATTTTACAGGGAAGGAAAAGATTTGTAGCCAAGGCCTTTATCCACAATGAAAAAATGCTGGAAGCAGAAGTAGAAGTGCTGGAAGACCATATTCCGGCAAGAAACCTGGAGTTCAATGCCATGATATCTTCGATAAGAGATTATGCCAAAAAGATCATTGAGTTATCTCCAAATATCCCGACAGAAGCAACCATGATGCTCAACAACATCAAAAATAATGGATTTCTTCTTAATTTTATCTCATCCAATATCAACCTTGCAGTGGATAAAAAACAGGAAATTCTTGCTATGGATGATTATGTGGAAAAGGCTGGTCTGATCATGGCTGCCATGAACAATGAGCTGCAGTTACTTCAAATAAAAGACAAGATAGAATCAAGAGTCAGGGGCGATCTCGAAAAACAACAAAAAGAGTATTTTCTCAACCAGCAACTCAAAACCATACAGGAAGAACTTGGCGGTAATCCCCAGGAGGAAGAACTCAATAAACTTCAACTGAAAGCTGACAAAAAGAAATGGCCGGCTGAAGCCAAAGAAGCTTTTAATCGCGAGATTGTCAAAGCCCGCAGAATCAACCCTCAGATAGCAGAGTATAGCGTCATACTTAATTACCTTGAATTGATGCTCGATCTGCCTTGGGATGATGTCACAAAAGATGTCTTTAATCTCAAGAAGGTGAAATCTGTACTCGATAAAGACCATTTCGGACTGGAAGATGTAAAAAACAGAATCATAGAACACCTGGCTGTACTCAAACTAAAAGGTGATATGAAAGCACCAATAATTTGTCTGGTAGGCCCTCCGGGTGTGGGTAAGACAAGTCTGGGAAAATCAGTAGCCACAGCATTAGGCCGTCAGTTTATACGCATGTCTTTAGGTGGTCTGCATGATGAAAGTGAAATAAGAGGACATCGAAAGACATACATCGGTGCTATGCCGGGTAGGATCATCCAATCCATCAAAAAAGCAAAATCATCCAATCCTGTATTTATACTTGACGAAATAGACAAATTGGGTAAAGATTTCCGCGGAGACCCATCTTCAGCTTTGCTTGAAGTGCTGGATCCCGAACAAAATTCTACCTTCCATGACAATTACCTTGATCTGGATTATGATCTTTCAAGAGTACTTTTTATTGCTACAGCCAATTCTCTATCTACTGTCCAGCCTGCTTTGTTAGACAGAATGGAGATCATAGAGATCAGCGGATATTCACTGGAAGAAAAAGTGGAGATTTCAAAGAGACATCTCGTACCAAAGCAATTGAAAGAACACGGATTGAAGGATAATGCAGCTGTGTTAAGCCCTCAGATTCTGCAACATATCATCCAGAAATATACCAGAGAATCAGGAGTCAGATCTTTGGACAGGACCATAGCAGGGGTGATGCGAAGTGTGGCCAAAAAAGTGGCCATGAATGAAAAATACAACATCAAACTCTCTGAAAAAGAAGTAGGAGAAGCTTTAGGTCCGGTAAAATTTGACAACGAACAATACACAAAGATAGACCTGCCGGGAGTAGCAGTAGGACTCGCCTGGACCAGAACGGGAGGAGATATACTGTTTATTGAGGCCAGTACCAGTAAAGGCAAAGGTAAACTTGTACTCACCGGCAACCTTGGCGATGTCATGAAAGAGTCTGCTTCAACAGCATTGTCCTACATTAAGGCCCATTGTACATCGCTGGGTATAGAAGCTGAAATTTTTGAGAACACCGATATACACATCCATGTACCTGAAGGAGCCATACCCAAAGATGGTCCAAGTGCTGGGATCACCATGTTGACTGCACTCACATCAGCATTGAAAGCCAAACCTGTCAAATCGCATCTTGCCATGACTGGTGAGATCACACTCCGGGGTAAAGTACTGCCTGTCGGTGGTATTAAGGAAAAAGTCCTTGCAGCAAGAAGGGCCGGCATCACTACGATCATGCTGTGTGAAGAAAATCGTCGTCATGTGAAACAAATACCAGCTGATTATGTCAAAGGTGTAGAATTCATCTATGTGACCAAAATGGATCAGGTGATTGAAAATGCGCTTGGGTTTTTAGTGTTTTAA
- a CDS encoding inositol phosphorylceramide synthase, translated as MRRLIKFKEDLFPLEKQHLFVMGGFSLMYLSWTGLVVGFRNDHRDFIIFLIFMFLTHRVTRTIVYSFIFFVFFWIIYDSMRVFPNYTINEVNIAEPYEIEKMLFGINHVGNTLTPNEFLKLNAHPFLDFLSGFFYLTWVPVPLALGIYLYFKDKKLLLQFSAAYLFTNLLGFVIYYVYPAAPPWYYETYGDQKLFDIPGSAAQLVRFDQIVGFPVFENIYTKNANVFAAIPSLHAAYPVVTWYYARKKQLFIASWLILIDVAGIWFAAVYSNHHYVIDVLLGLACAIAGIFIFEKFLRKETFEDLISKYLRFIN; from the coding sequence ATGAGGCGTTTGATAAAATTTAAAGAAGATCTCTTCCCTTTAGAAAAACAACACCTATTTGTGATGGGCGGATTTAGTCTGATGTATTTAAGTTGGACAGGTTTAGTAGTAGGATTCAGGAATGATCACAGAGATTTTATCATATTTTTAATATTTATGTTTTTGACTCACAGGGTCACACGTACTATAGTTTACTCATTTATTTTTTTTGTATTTTTCTGGATCATTTATGATTCTATGAGGGTTTTTCCAAACTATACTATTAATGAAGTCAATATTGCAGAACCCTATGAAATTGAAAAAATGCTTTTTGGAATAAACCATGTCGGTAACACATTAACTCCTAATGAGTTTTTAAAACTAAACGCACACCCTTTTTTAGACTTTTTAAGTGGTTTTTTTTATTTAACCTGGGTACCTGTTCCATTAGCATTAGGTATTTATTTATATTTCAAAGATAAAAAATTATTACTTCAGTTTAGCGCAGCCTACCTGTTTACCAATTTATTAGGATTTGTGATTTATTATGTATATCCAGCTGCACCTCCGTGGTATTATGAAACTTATGGAGACCAGAAGCTTTTTGACATACCGGGAAGTGCTGCTCAATTGGTAAGGTTTGACCAAATTGTAGGTTTTCCTGTCTTTGAAAATATTTATACAAAAAATGCTAATGTTTTTGCAGCAATACCATCATTACACGCCGCATATCCTGTTGTAACCTGGTATTATGCCCGAAAAAAACAACTGTTTATAGCCTCATGGCTGATTTTAATTGACGTTGCAGGTATATGGTTTGCAGCTGTGTATTCCAATCATCATTATGTCATCGATGTCTTGCTTGGGTTAGCCTGTGCGATCGCTGGAATATTTATTTTTGAAAAATTTCTTAGAAAAGAGACATTTGAAGATCTAATAAGTAAATATCTGCGTTTCATTAATTGA
- a CDS encoding DUF4783 domain-containing protein → MKHIFFMLFITSHFYLVGQNESSFINALKNAETTSMEVYLEDKIDFCIFEDQQILPKRSAMLKLKDFLNSNKITNAEVIHKGTSKDKSSQYKVVKITTAKETFRMFVYASGEIGAKTIKEIRIDKF, encoded by the coding sequence GTGAAACATATCTTTTTTATGCTTTTTATAACTTCTCATTTTTACTTAGTAGGGCAAAATGAAAGTTCATTCATAAATGCACTAAAAAATGCAGAAACAACCTCCATGGAAGTGTATCTGGAAGACAAAATTGACTTTTGTATATTTGAAGACCAACAAATTCTGCCCAAAAGGTCTGCGATGTTAAAACTCAAAGACTTTCTGAATAGCAATAAAATAACCAATGCAGAAGTCATTCACAAGGGCACATCAAAAGATAAGTCATCTCAGTACAAAGTTGTTAAAATAACAACTGCAAAGGAAACATTCCGCATGTTTGTCTATGCATCGGGTGAAATAGGAGCTAAAACCATTAAGGAAATCAGAATTGACAAGTTTTGA
- a CDS encoding SDR family oxidoreductase, giving the protein MYHSLENKVAVITGSGRKGGIGEAIAYQLAGEQCHIVLSDIGVTKGENFGKDHIGTSDEMEAIANDLREKFGVKVLCVACDVRSESEVESMMHQAVFQLGKIDILVNNAGVGYIMEPFTEFKESSWDTVLDVNLKGAFLCSKHAAIAMINSGKGGSIINIASQAAKSGFPFAAAYTASKHGLVGLTRSNAVELGKYGIRVNAVCPNHITTGLGHWQNKFFSDKLGMDYDTYLQAIVDKNPLGRTGMVEDIAKAVAFLASDQAAYINGEAMNVSGGEEYH; this is encoded by the coding sequence ATGTATCATAGCTTAGAAAATAAAGTCGCAGTTATCACAGGCTCAGGTCGCAAAGGTGGTATCGGAGAGGCCATAGCTTATCAACTTGCCGGCGAACAATGCCACATTGTGCTTTCCGACATTGGTGTTACTAAAGGAGAAAATTTTGGCAAGGACCATATAGGTACATCTGATGAAATGGAAGCTATAGCCAATGATCTCAGAGAAAAATTTGGTGTGAAAGTATTGTGTGTAGCCTGTGATGTCAGATCAGAAAGTGAAGTGGAAAGCATGATGCATCAGGCTGTTTTTCAGTTGGGAAAGATCGACATCCTTGTTAATAATGCCGGTGTAGGATATATCATGGAGCCATTTACTGAATTTAAAGAAAGCAGTTGGGATACAGTACTTGACGTCAATCTCAAAGGAGCATTTTTGTGCTCTAAGCACGCAGCCATAGCCATGATAAATTCTGGAAAAGGAGGCTCCATCATAAACATAGCCAGCCAGGCGGCAAAATCCGGATTTCCTTTTGCTGCTGCCTATACCGCATCAAAACACGGATTGGTAGGGTTGACAAGATCAAATGCCGTGGAATTGGGCAAATATGGGATCAGGGTCAATGCCGTCTGTCCCAATCACATCACGACGGGTCTGGGACACTGGCAAAACAAATTTTTCAGCGATAAACTCGGAATGGATTATGATACCTATCTTCAGGCTATAGTGGACAAAAATCCTTTGGGACGAACAGGGATGGTAGAAGATATTGCCAAAGCCGTAGCTTTTTTAGCATCTGACCAGGCCGCTTATATCAATGGAGAAGCCATGAATGTCAGCGGTGGTGAAGAGTATCACTGA
- a CDS encoding CDP-alcohol phosphatidyltransferase yields MSDKPEKKRVRTNILKNSEASAIAFLCKIMPSWVTSDILTFIGFTGSLMVAAGLYLGTENRFWLVFSIFGYAVGWFGDSLDGRLAYYRNIPRKWYGWALDISVDWITVFIMGAGYYYYFTDYKVFAFVFVFAYGWAMINTLLKYKITNSYSIDTFLMGPTEVRIIICFFLIAEIFLPGSLLVFGIGGSLLLVIFNISDLVQILKFGDIRDLEEKSQKSK; encoded by the coding sequence ATGTCCGATAAACCTGAAAAAAAAAGAGTCAGAACTAATATATTAAAAAACTCCGAAGCTTCTGCAATTGCTTTTTTGTGTAAAATAATGCCTTCCTGGGTGACATCTGATATTTTAACCTTTATTGGTTTTACCGGTAGTTTAATGGTTGCCGCAGGTCTTTATCTTGGTACAGAAAATCGATTTTGGTTAGTATTTAGTATTTTCGGATACGCTGTTGGGTGGTTTGGTGATTCTCTGGATGGCAGGCTTGCTTATTACAGAAATATACCGAGGAAATGGTACGGTTGGGCATTAGACATTTCTGTGGACTGGATTACTGTTTTTATCATGGGTGCAGGGTATTATTATTATTTTACGGACTACAAAGTTTTTGCTTTTGTTTTCGTTTTTGCTTATGGGTGGGCGATGATCAATACCTTGTTGAAGTATAAAATTACAAACAGTTATAGTATAGATACTTTTTTGATGGGTCCTACAGAAGTCAGAATTATTATTTGCTTTTTCTTAATTGCTGAAATATTTTTGCCTGGAAGTTTATTGGTTTTTGGTATCGGAGGCAGTCTCCTCTTAGTTATTTTCAATATCAGTGATTTAGTCCAAATACTCAAATTTGGGGATATCAGAGATCTTGAAGAAAAAAGCCAAAAGTCGAAATGA
- a CDS encoding isochorismatase family protein — protein MELSNKTARQIYHEVKANPSRAKFGFGAKAAIINIDLQKAYTKVDEFKTAYETDPNQIQYINEINRLARSKGLPVIFTYVAYMDSAEDAGVWGTRTNTPDSLQNIKFNSRRAEFDDRLEVFSDRDLVYCKKMPSPFFETPLQSLLVWHKVDTVIITGGSTSGCVRAAAVDALSRGYRTIVPEECVADKHESYHFANLTDMLLKYADVVAYKEVIEYLQNYRP, from the coding sequence ATGGAATTGTCCAATAAAACAGCACGCCAAATCTATCACGAAGTAAAGGCCAATCCTTCGCGGGCTAAGTTTGGTTTTGGAGCCAAAGCCGCCATTATTAATATAGATTTGCAAAAAGCATATACCAAGGTTGACGAGTTCAAAACGGCATATGAGACTGACCCCAATCAAATCCAATATATCAATGAGATCAATCGGCTTGCCCGAAGTAAAGGTTTGCCAGTAATATTTACCTATGTGGCATATATGGATTCTGCGGAAGATGCCGGTGTTTGGGGTACACGTACAAATACTCCTGACTCCCTGCAAAACATTAAATTCAATAGCAGAAGGGCAGAATTTGATGACAGACTCGAAGTCTTTTCTGATAGAGATTTGGTTTACTGCAAAAAGATGCCTTCTCCGTTTTTTGAAACACCGCTGCAGTCGCTTTTGGTTTGGCACAAAGTAGATACTGTGATCATCACCGGGGGATCAACATCAGGCTGCGTACGTGCAGCGGCTGTAGATGCTTTATCACGTGGATATCGCACGATAGTACCGGAAGAATGTGTAGCCGACAAACATGAAAGTTATCATTTTGCCAATCTCACCGATATGTTGCTCAAGTATGCAGATGTTGTTGCTTATAAGGAAGTGATAGAATACCTCCAAAACTATAGGCCATGA
- a CDS encoding 2,3-bisphosphoglycerate-independent phosphoglycerate mutase, with protein MNKLALIILDGWGINHNPDVSAIEAAITPVMDHLLETQPNATLITFGENVGLPEGQMGNSEVGHINIGAGRVVYQELARINKAIREKELLSNQVFVDAVQFAANNTKKIHLLGLVSDGGVHSHIDHLIGLCEILKNYAGEVEVYIHAFMDGRDTDPKSGKAYLEQVIPVIDKTNIHLATIVGRYYAMDRDKRWERVKLAYDLLVNGKGQASQDLMADIQKSYDQGITDEFMMPMYDANLNKSDFLIHEDDVVIFYNFRTDRPRQLTEVLTQKDYHEYDMHKLRLYYVTFANYDQTFENIKVLFEKDNLKNTLGQVISEAGGTQVRIAETEKYPHVTFFFNGGVEDKFAGEDRIMVPSPKVATYDLKPEMSAVEITDQLISYIDEKKPDFICLNYANADMVGHTGDFKAAIKAAETVDTCLGRLLDTLYKYDYKAIIIADHGNSDLMVNADGSPNTAHTTNPVPVIFTGNNVDKNNYEVSDGKLGDLAPSILSIMEVPASAEMTGNVIVHKK; from the coding sequence ATGAATAAATTAGCCTTAATCATACTTGATGGATGGGGAATCAATCACAATCCTGACGTCTCAGCTATTGAAGCCGCTATTACACCTGTGATGGACCATCTTCTGGAAACTCAGCCCAATGCAACACTTATCACATTTGGCGAAAACGTAGGTCTGCCTGAAGGACAAATGGGTAATTCTGAAGTAGGGCATATCAATATCGGGGCAGGAAGAGTAGTGTATCAGGAACTGGCACGAATAAACAAGGCCATCAGAGAAAAAGAACTGCTGTCCAATCAGGTATTTGTCGATGCTGTTCAGTTTGCTGCCAATAACACAAAAAAAATTCATCTTTTGGGGTTGGTGTCTGATGGTGGTGTACATTCCCATATTGATCATTTGATTGGTCTTTGTGAAATTTTAAAAAATTATGCTGGAGAAGTGGAAGTATATATCCATGCATTTATGGATGGCCGCGATACTGATCCTAAATCCGGTAAGGCTTACTTAGAACAAGTAATTCCGGTTATAGACAAGACAAATATCCATTTGGCCACCATAGTAGGGAGATATTATGCTATGGACAGAGACAAACGATGGGAAAGAGTAAAGCTTGCCTATGATCTTCTGGTCAACGGTAAAGGACAGGCTTCACAGGATTTGATGGCTGATATACAAAAAAGTTATGATCAGGGCATAACTGATGAGTTTATGATGCCTATGTACGATGCCAATCTCAATAAAAGCGATTTTTTGATCCACGAAGACGATGTGGTGATATTTTACAATTTCCGGACAGACAGACCAAGACAGCTGACAGAAGTATTGACTCAAAAAGATTACCATGAGTATGATATGCATAAGTTGAGACTGTATTATGTCACCTTTGCCAATTACGATCAGACATTTGAAAATATTAAAGTCTTGTTCGAAAAGGACAATCTTAAAAATACTTTAGGTCAGGTGATCAGTGAAGCCGGAGGCACTCAGGTGCGTATAGCAGAGACTGAAAAATATCCGCATGTCACTTTCTTTTTTAATGGCGGAGTAGAAGATAAATTTGCTGGTGAAGATCGCATCATGGTTCCATCTCCAAAGGTAGCGACATATGATCTAAAACCAGAAATGAGTGCCGTTGAGATTACAGATCAGCTCATCTCGTACATTGACGAGAAGAAACCTGATTTTATTTGTCTCAACTATGCAAATGCAGATATGGTGGGTCATACCGGTGACTTTAAAGCTGCCATAAAGGCTGCGGAGACTGTTGATACTTGTTTGGGCAGGCTATTGGATACTTTGTATAAATATGATTATAAAGCTATTATCATTGCCGATCATGGTAATTCTGATTTGATGGTCAATGCTGACGGAAGCCCAAATACGGCGCATACGACCAATCCTGTTCCTGTGATTTTTACCGGAAATAATGTGGATAAAAACAATTATGAGGTCTCTGATGGTAAGTTGGGCGATCTTGCTCCAAGTATACTATCCATAATGGAAGTGCCGGCATCTGCAGAAATGACAGGAAATGTGATTGTGCATAAAAAATGA
- a CDS encoding aldehyde dehydrogenase family protein: protein MIIPVRNPRTGLEDYVLRPLSEEELIKQTHRLRMGQVEWNNKGINHRIAALKVWQEQVLAAKEDIIEALTVDTGRYPESVLEFNLLPTTITRWIEWAGTFFNQENEKQSQVPMIRIRQDNVPYSLVSVISPWNFPLLLSIIDTIPALLAGSAVIVKPSEITPRFIKVLQKTIDQTPHLRDVLFYTEGAGHTGSLLVAAGDITCFTGSVATGKRVYQQAASLFKPCFLELGGKDAAIVVTGANIDHAARSILWGSTVNCGHSCLSVERVYVQRDIYTEFLQKIKKETDQIQLATEDPHKGQIGPVISLQQVNIINDHLKDALEKGAKIISGNATCQLIHGGYYCRPTILTDVNHDMKVMTEETFGPIIPVMPFDTVDDGIQLANNSIFGLSGAVFAATNAEALKVASQLHAGAISINECALTAIVHDGEKNSFKYSGIGGSRMGPSSIQRFLRKKAYLINENSGPSAWWF, encoded by the coding sequence ATGATTATTCCCGTAAGAAACCCACGCACTGGACTGGAAGATTATGTGTTAAGACCGCTATCTGAAGAAGAGCTGATCAAGCAAACTCATAGGCTGCGCATGGGACAAGTAGAATGGAATAATAAAGGAATCAACCATCGGATAGCAGCTTTGAAAGTATGGCAAGAACAGGTACTTGCGGCTAAGGAGGATATCATAGAGGCATTGACAGTAGATACGGGAAGATATCCTGAAAGTGTACTGGAGTTTAATCTGCTTCCGACCACCATAACCAGATGGATAGAATGGGCAGGTACTTTTTTTAATCAGGAAAATGAAAAACAGTCACAGGTTCCAATGATTCGCATCAGGCAAGACAATGTGCCATATAGTTTGGTATCGGTGATCAGCCCTTGGAATTTCCCTTTGCTCTTGTCAATAATCGATACCATTCCGGCACTACTGGCCGGCAGCGCTGTCATAGTAAAACCGTCAGAAATTACGCCGCGTTTTATCAAAGTGCTTCAAAAAACAATAGATCAGACCCCTCACCTTCGGGATGTACTTTTTTATACAGAAGGTGCAGGCCATACAGGCAGTCTTTTGGTGGCAGCTGGCGATATTACGTGTTTTACAGGAAGTGTAGCCACAGGAAAGAGAGTATATCAACAGGCAGCATCACTATTTAAACCATGTTTTCTGGAATTAGGTGGCAAGGATGCAGCCATTGTGGTGACGGGAGCGAATATTGATCATGCTGCCAGATCGATATTATGGGGTAGTACGGTCAATTGCGGACATTCTTGCCTTTCAGTCGAACGGGTGTATGTTCAACGCGATATTTACACGGAATTTCTCCAAAAAATCAAAAAAGAAACAGATCAGATCCAATTAGCCACAGAAGATCCCCACAAAGGGCAGATAGGTCCGGTCATCTCTCTCCAGCAAGTAAACATCATCAACGATCACCTGAAGGACGCATTGGAGAAAGGGGCTAAAATCATTTCAGGCAATGCAACTTGTCAGTTGATCCATGGCGGCTATTATTGCAGGCCAACCATTTTGACGGATGTCAATCATGATATGAAAGTGATGACCGAAGAAACATTCGGCCCAATCATTCCCGTCATGCCGTTTGACACAGTTGATGATGGGATACAACTGGCCAACAACAGTATTTTCGGACTTAGCGGTGCCGTGTTTGCGGCCACAAACGCTGAAGCTTTGAAGGTGGCTTCACAATTACATGCAGGTGCCATCAGCATCAATGAATGTGCCTTAACAGCCATCGTTCATGACGGAGAAAAAAATTCATTCAAATATTCGGGTATCGGCGGGAGTAGGATGGGACCATCTTCTATACAACGCTTTTTGCGCAAAAAAGCCTATCTCATCAATGAAAATAGTGGACCTTCGGCGTGGTGGTTTTGA
- a CDS encoding polysaccharide deacetylase family protein, giving the protein MDHNRYAWSNLFERKPLVWPHQAKVALMITIPVEFFPLNPTGKPFKAPGSMVTAYPDFRHYTTRDYGNRVGIFRLLKVLDEFNLKANFAVNSEVAARYPNLIEEILKNGHEIIAHGVDMDELHYGGMDNAHEAYLVEKSMDTLRKISGQKIQGWMSPAYSESFETPDLVKKYGCTFLCDWSNDDMPYIMDTAHGSIVAMPVSQEISDRQIIINYHQTEDSFEQQVCDQLDTLADEAHQYGGRLLSLTLTPYISGLPFRISTIRNILQYTKQKSVINLTGSEITEIFSSQI; this is encoded by the coding sequence ATGGACCACAACAGATACGCGTGGAGTAATCTGTTTGAACGCAAACCTTTGGTATGGCCTCATCAAGCCAAAGTGGCACTAATGATCACAATTCCTGTGGAGTTTTTTCCGCTCAATCCAACAGGAAAACCATTTAAAGCTCCCGGTAGTATGGTGACGGCTTATCCTGACTTTCGACACTATACGACCAGAGACTATGGCAACAGAGTGGGTATCTTCCGGTTGTTGAAAGTGCTCGACGAGTTCAATCTAAAAGCAAATTTTGCCGTCAATAGCGAAGTTGCTGCAAGATATCCGAATCTCATAGAAGAAATCTTAAAAAATGGTCATGAAATCATTGCGCATGGTGTTGATATGGACGAACTTCATTATGGCGGAATGGATAACGCGCATGAAGCATATTTGGTAGAAAAATCAATGGATACTTTACGAAAAATTTCTGGTCAAAAGATTCAAGGATGGATGTCTCCTGCTTATTCTGAATCATTTGAAACACCGGATCTGGTCAAAAAATATGGGTGTACCTTTTTATGCGACTGGTCTAATGATGATATGCCATATATCATGGATACTGCTCATGGCAGCATTGTAGCTATGCCGGTATCTCAGGAGATATCTGACCGTCAGATTATCATCAATTATCATCAGACAGAAGATAGTTTTGAGCAGCAGGTATGTGATCAGTTGGACACCTTGGCTGATGAAGCGCATCAATATGGAGGCAGGTTGCTTAGTCTTACGTTGACACCATATATTTCGGGATTGCCTTTCCGCATTTCAACGATCAGAAATATTTTGCAGTACACAAAACAAAAGTCGGTCATCAACTTGACTGGCTCCGAAATAACAGAAATTTTTAGTTCACAGATTTAA
- a CDS encoding polysaccharide deacetylase family protein, producing MMRDPQLYSYWPYINRSKITWKNGAKIAFWVAPNIEFYELDPPKNPFRTPWPRPNPDISGYSMRDYGNRVGHYRLMEVMDKYNVRGSVSLSVAMCQHHPEIIEACNQRNWEFFSHGIYNTRYCYGMDETQERAIIKDAIHTVKEATGQKVDGWLAPALTHTERTFDLIAEYGIKYTCDLFQDDQPQKINVQKGRLISMPYSLEVNDVICYNSYLMSPRHYGDILKRQFDQLYLEGQDSGTVMCIPLHAYLVGHPHRIKALEEALKYITSFDDVWVTTAREIADYYYEHYYE from the coding sequence ATGATGCGAGATCCACAACTTTATAGCTATTGGCCATACATAAACAGATCAAAAATCACATGGAAAAATGGGGCCAAAATCGCTTTTTGGGTAGCGCCCAATATTGAGTTTTATGAGCTTGATCCGCCTAAAAATCCGTTCCGAACACCATGGCCCAGGCCCAATCCGGACATAAGTGGTTATAGCATGAGAGATTATGGCAACAGGGTTGGTCATTACAGACTGATGGAGGTGATGGATAAGTATAATGTCAGAGGCAGTGTTTCTCTCTCTGTAGCCATGTGTCAGCATCATCCTGAAATCATAGAAGCATGCAATCAACGAAATTGGGAGTTTTTTTCTCATGGTATCTATAACACCCGATACTGCTATGGCATGGATGAAACACAGGAAAGAGCCATCATCAAAGACGCTATACATACGGTCAAAGAAGCCACAGGTCAGAAGGTAGATGGTTGGCTCGCGCCGGCGCTAACCCATACGGAGCGCACATTTGATCTCATCGCTGAATACGGCATCAAATATACCTGTGATCTGTTTCAGGACGATCAGCCACAAAAAATCAATGTTCAAAAAGGACGCTTGATCTCCATGCCATATTCCCTTGAGGTCAATGATGTGATCTGTTATAACTCATATCTGATGTCACCGCGTCACTATGGAGATATACTGAAAAGACAGTTTGATCAATTGTATCTGGAAGGACAGGATAGCGGCACGGTCATGTGTATTCCGCTCCATGCATACCTTGTAGGTCATCCGCACAGGATCAAAGCATTGGAAGAAGCACTGAAATATATCACCAGCTTTGACGATGTCTGGGTAACTACCGCCAGAGAGATAGCCGACTATTATTATGAACACTATTATGAATAA